One window of the Terriglobales bacterium genome contains the following:
- the arsM gene encoding arsenite methyltransferase, with translation MGTVKDVSGAATAQERDLLVEAVRARYGNIAREKSGCGCSPTAEPTAIGYSAEDLAAAGSANLGLGCGNPLALAAIQPGMTVLDLGSGAGFDAFLSAKQVGPGGRVIGVDMTDDMLNLARENARRLGADNVEFRKGYIERLPVEDGSVDLAISNCVINLSTDKPAVFRELYRVLKPGGQFAISDIVLLRPLPESIAADINAYVGCIAGASLLGDYLSLAFQAGFRELSLPQITSGQELLGALAHGAEAIAVEQRFGRAALREAASAVVSARMHGRKLKTS, from the coding sequence ATGGGTACGGTGAAAGACGTCAGCGGCGCGGCAACCGCCCAGGAGAGAGACCTCCTGGTAGAAGCAGTACGCGCACGCTATGGGAACATCGCGCGCGAAAAGAGCGGTTGTGGATGTTCGCCCACGGCCGAGCCGACGGCCATCGGATACTCGGCTGAGGATCTGGCAGCGGCGGGCAGCGCCAACCTGGGGCTGGGATGCGGCAACCCCTTGGCGCTGGCCGCGATCCAGCCGGGGATGACGGTGCTCGATCTGGGCAGCGGCGCCGGGTTCGATGCGTTTCTCTCGGCGAAGCAAGTGGGGCCGGGCGGGCGGGTCATCGGCGTGGACATGACCGACGACATGTTGAACCTGGCGCGGGAAAACGCCCGCCGCCTGGGCGCCGACAACGTGGAGTTTCGCAAAGGCTACATCGAGCGCTTGCCGGTGGAGGACGGCAGCGTCGATCTCGCCATCAGCAATTGCGTCATCAATCTGAGCACGGACAAGCCGGCTGTATTCCGCGAGTTGTACCGGGTCCTGAAGCCCGGAGGGCAGTTCGCTATTAGCGACATCGTGCTGCTGAGGCCGCTGCCCGAATCCATCGCCGCCGACATCAACGCCTACGTGGGCTGCATCGCCGGGGCAAGCCTGCTGGGAGATTATCTGAGCTTGGCCTTCCAAGCCGGCTTCCGCGAGCTTTCCCTGCCGCAAATCACCAGCGGGCAGGAGCTGCTCGGCGCCCTAGCACACGGAGCAGAAGCGATCGCAGTCGAGCAGCGTTTCGGACGCGCGGCTCTGCGGGAGGCTGCCTCCGCCGTGGTCTCGGCGAGAATGCACGGCCGCAAACTCAAGACAAGCTGA
- a CDS encoding metalloregulator ArsR/SmtB family transcription factor: MTTKTTKVGEVLDVLADPTRRKILKALKEKGCCSIGKPFGMCACDIEQKVGLSQPTVSHHMSVLRKAGLVEAEKFGQWMWYRRNEKALKEFAEALAEEL, encoded by the coding sequence ATGACGACCAAGACGACCAAGGTGGGAGAAGTGCTGGACGTGCTGGCCGACCCCACTCGGCGGAAAATCCTCAAGGCACTCAAGGAAAAGGGTTGCTGTTCGATCGGCAAGCCCTTTGGGATGTGCGCCTGCGACATCGAGCAGAAAGTAGGTCTTTCGCAGCCGACCGTGTCTCACCACATGTCGGTATTGCGCAAGGCGGGTCTGGTGGAAGCTGAAAAGTTCGGGCAGTGGATGTGGTACCGGCGCAACGAAAAAGCGCTCAAAGAATTTGCCGAGGCGCTGGCAGAAGAACTGTGA
- a CDS encoding sulfite oxidase-like oxidoreductase, whose translation MLLEGDERKQRERKMRDEGRLPPGQALTLKWPVLHYGSIPRFDAARWDFCMRGLVESEVRLTWEEFNRLPRTRSTSDFHCVTRWSRFDNVWEGVAFREVLNLVRLKPRAAYVLVHAEQGYTANVPLADLDREGVLFATHHDGRPLTPEHGYPLRLIVPHLYAWKSVKWVRGLEFLDHDQPGFWEQNGYHMYGDPFREQRFDSDL comes from the coding sequence ATGCTTTTGGAAGGCGATGAGCGCAAGCAACGGGAGCGGAAAATGCGCGACGAAGGCCGCCTGCCGCCCGGCCAGGCCTTGACCCTGAAGTGGCCCGTGCTGCACTACGGCTCCATCCCTCGCTTCGATGCGGCGCGCTGGGACTTCTGCATGCGCGGGCTGGTTGAGAGCGAAGTCCGGCTGACATGGGAGGAGTTCAACCGCCTGCCGCGCACGCGCTCCACCAGCGACTTCCACTGTGTGACCCGCTGGAGCCGCTTTGACAATGTGTGGGAGGGCGTCGCCTTTCGAGAAGTCCTCAACCTGGTGCGCCTCAAGCCTCGCGCCGCCTACGTCCTGGTCCACGCCGAGCAGGGCTATACCGCCAATGTTCCGCTCGCCGACCTCGACCGCGAGGGCGTCCTGTTTGCCACCCACCATGACGGTCGGCCGCTCACGCCCGAGCACGGCTATCCCCTGCGCCTCATCGTGCCCCATCTCTACGCCTGGAAATCGGTGAAGTGGGTGCGCGGCCTGGAGTTCCTCGACCACGACCAGCCCGGCTTCTGGGAGCAGAACGGCTACCACATGTACGGCGACCCGTTCCGCGAACAGCGCTTCGACAGCGACCTGTAA
- a CDS encoding SPOR domain-containing protein has product MELTENLLTETEEVPETTLGTGRLLGIFFALVLVCALFFGFGYTLGRSTGTAQAATIDASAVTIPTTPDANSATKPSAANECTGSDCGAAPQDLTFYKAVEQKDAQPALAKPEETKPAVETPKSPTVTTPKMPAGFVVQVAALTKRDDADAMVKALHRKNYPVFVMNAPGDRYYRVQVGPYPTRNEATMMQDRLRHDGYKAIVKK; this is encoded by the coding sequence ATGGAACTGACCGAGAACTTGCTGACGGAAACCGAAGAAGTCCCGGAAACCACGCTCGGAACCGGACGTTTGCTGGGGATCTTTTTCGCCTTGGTGCTGGTGTGCGCGTTGTTCTTCGGCTTCGGCTACACGCTGGGACGGAGCACGGGCACAGCCCAGGCGGCGACGATTGATGCCTCGGCAGTGACGATACCGACAACGCCCGACGCCAACAGCGCCACCAAGCCTTCCGCAGCCAACGAGTGCACAGGAAGCGATTGCGGCGCGGCTCCGCAGGACCTGACCTTCTATAAGGCCGTGGAGCAGAAGGACGCGCAACCGGCGCTCGCCAAGCCTGAAGAAACGAAGCCCGCAGTGGAGACGCCCAAGTCTCCGACGGTCACGACACCCAAGATGCCCGCCGGTTTCGTGGTCCAGGTTGCCGCATTGACCAAGCGCGATGACGCCGATGCCATGGTGAAGGCGCTGCACCGCAAGAACTACCCGGTGTTCGTGATGAACGCGCCCGGCGACCGCTACTATCGCGTGCAGGTGGGTCCGTATCCCACGCGCAACGAGGCCACCATGATGCAGGACCGCCTGCGGCACGACGGGTACAAAGCAATCGTAAAGAAGTAG